A genomic window from Ananas comosus cultivar F153 linkage group 22, ASM154086v1, whole genome shotgun sequence includes:
- the LOC109727151 gene encoding polycomb group protein EMBRYONIC FLOWER 2 isoform X1, protein MPGLPLAVRETTNLGCSCGHSRTADQMCRQQSRVRLTAEEQRAAEESFLLYCKPVELYNILQRRAIKNPSFLQRSLLYKIQAKRKRRIQITVSLSANINAELQPRDVFPLYVLLGRPVTDATLPALSAIYRLSRAYLLSSFCEFGNKDQTEATFVIPDINKLATGLRVSDLCIILVSSGEFREVLSENHQSENHVQLVPFPKLQGKYLCGKIPISSLCSSLEQCVTLSLGHQSEMVPTVSMSPSFLEPKFLDQNNCLTFHSHNIGSMASYQLRVSICAQEVGARERSPYHSYSYDNVPTSSLPHIIRLRAGNVLFNYRYYNNTLQKTEVTEDFCCPFCLVQCASYKGLRCHLTSCHDLFNFEFWVTEEYQAVNVSLRTDVWRSEVATDGIDPRLQTFFYCSSLKRCRRSKKFNQNVNHAHPHFLESDSPEEAQAGMDVDYLQRQNGRILMNPRLTDGRTHKEEGKLPRKSSVGESHFLSVRQKSESFGSENNHAVECMEPASSSPDSAGIAQGSMTNDGAQQLAGGNLIPPTVLQFAKTRKLSIERADPRNRALLQKRQFFHSHRAQPMALEQVFSDRDSEDEVDDDIADFEDRRMLDDFVDVTKDEKQIMHLWNSFVRKQRVLADGHIPWACEAFSRLHGKDLSRAPALLWCWKLFMIKLWNHSLLDARTMDACSLILERCRCEGSHREQT, encoded by the exons ATGCCGGGCTTACCTTTGGCTGTTCGTGAAACCAC GAACCTTGGCTGCAGTTGCGGCCATTCCCGGACTGCTGATCAAATGTGTCGTCAGCAGTCTCGTGTTCGTTTGACTGCTGAGGAGCAACGTGCAGCTGAAGAaagttttttattatattgCAAGCCGGTTGAACTGTACAATATTCTTCAACGTCGAGCAATAAAAAAT CCTTCCTTTCTTCAGAGATCCTTGCTTTACAAGATACAGGCAAAGCGCAAAAGAAG AATTCAGATAACTGTATCACTTTCTGCGAATATAAATGCTGAGCTGCAACCACGGGATGTATTTCCTCTATATGTGTTGTTGGGCAGACCTGTCACTGATGCTACCCTTCCAGCG CTGTCTGCGATATATCGGCTCAGCCGGGCGTATTTGCTATCTTCTTTCTGTGAATTTGGGAATAAAGATCAAACAGAAGCGACTTTTGTAATTCCCGATATTAATAAGCTGGCAACTGGTTTGCGAGTTAGTGATCTGTGCATTATCCTTGTTAGCAGCG GGGAATTTCGAGAAGTTTTGAGTGAGAATCACCAATCAGAGAACCATGTGCAACTTGTTCCTTTTCCAA AACTTCAAGGAAAGTACCTTTGTGGAAAAATCCCAATTAGTTCACTTTGCTCATCGCTGGAACAGTGTGTAACATTAAGTTTGGGGCATCAATCTGAGATGGTTCCAACAGTCAGCATGAGCCCGAGCTTCTTGGAG CCAAAATTTCTGGACCAGAACAATTGTTTAACTTTTCATTCGCATAACATAGGATCTATG GCTTCCTATCAATTGCGAGTAAGCATATGTGCTCAAGAGGTTGGTGCAAGAGAGAGGTCTCCTTATCATTCTTACTCGTATGACAATGTTCCAACATCATCATTGCCCCATATTATACG gtTGAGAGCTGGAAATGTACTTTTCAACTATAGGTACTACAACAATACACTACAAAAGACTGAAG TTACAGAGGACTTCTGTTGTCCTTTCTGCTTGGTGCAGTGTGCAAGTTATAAG GGTTTAAGATGTCACTTGACTTCCTGCCATGACCTTTTCAACTTTGAGTTTTGG GTAACTGAAGAGTATCAAGCTGTAAATGTATCTTTGAGGACTGATGTTTGGAGATCTGag GTTGCAACTGACGGGATTGATCCAAGGCTGCAGACTTTTTTCTATTG CTCGAGCCTCAAGAGGTGTAGGAGATCCAAGAAATTTAATCAGAATGTAAACCATGCACACCCGCATTTTCTGGAATCTGATTCACCTGAGGAAGCCCAAGCAGGGATGGATGTTGATTATCTTCAAAGGCAAAATGGTAGAATACTCATGAATCCGAGATTAACTG ATGGTCGCACTCATAAAGAAGAGGGGAAGCTGCCTCGCAAATCATCAGTCGGTGAATCTCATTTTCTCTCTGTGAGACAAAAATCCGAAAGCTTTGGTTCTGAGAACAATCATGCTGTGGAATGCATGGAGCCTGCCTCATCTAGTCCTGATAGTGCTGGTATAGCCCAGGGCTCCATGACTAATGATGGTGCTCAGCAGCTAGCTGGTGGCAATCTCATACCGCCAACTGTGCTTCAGTTTGCAAAGACACGAAAATTATCAATTGAGCGAGCTGATCCTAGGAA TCGTGCACTTCTTCAAAAGCGCCAATTCTTTCACTCTCACAGAGCTCAG CCAATGGCTTTGGAGCAAGTGTTTTCTGATCGTGATAGCGAAGATGAGGTCGATGATGATATTGCCGATTTTGAAGATAGAAGG ATGCTTGATGATTTTGTTGATGTGACAAAAGATGAGAAGCAGATTATGCATCTTTGGAATTCCTTTGTGAGGAAACAAAG AGTGCTAGCAGATGGTCACATCCCGTGGGCATGCGAGGCATTCTCCAGACTTCATGGAAAAGATCTTAGTCGAGCTCCAGCATTGCTTTG GTGCTGGAAATTATTTATGATCAAGCTATGGAATCACAGTCTGTTAGACGCGCGCACCATGGATGCGTGCAGCTTGATTCTTGAAAGATGTCGATGCGAAGGCTCGCATCGTGAGCAAACCTGA
- the LOC109727151 gene encoding polycomb group protein EMBRYONIC FLOWER 2 isoform X2 produces the protein MPGLPLAVRETTCGHSRTADQMCRQQSRVRLTAEEQRAAEESFLLYCKPVELYNILQRRAIKNPSFLQRSLLYKIQAKRKRRIQITVSLSANINAELQPRDVFPLYVLLGRPVTDATLPALSAIYRLSRAYLLSSFCEFGNKDQTEATFVIPDINKLATGLRVSDLCIILVSSGEFREVLSENHQSENHVQLVPFPKLQGKYLCGKIPISSLCSSLEQCVTLSLGHQSEMVPTVSMSPSFLEPKFLDQNNCLTFHSHNIGSMASYQLRVSICAQEVGARERSPYHSYSYDNVPTSSLPHIIRLRAGNVLFNYRYYNNTLQKTEVTEDFCCPFCLVQCASYKGLRCHLTSCHDLFNFEFWVTEEYQAVNVSLRTDVWRSEVATDGIDPRLQTFFYCSSLKRCRRSKKFNQNVNHAHPHFLESDSPEEAQAGMDVDYLQRQNGRILMNPRLTDGRTHKEEGKLPRKSSVGESHFLSVRQKSESFGSENNHAVECMEPASSSPDSAGIAQGSMTNDGAQQLAGGNLIPPTVLQFAKTRKLSIERADPRNRALLQKRQFFHSHRAQPMALEQVFSDRDSEDEVDDDIADFEDRRMLDDFVDVTKDEKQIMHLWNSFVRKQRVLADGHIPWACEAFSRLHGKDLSRAPALLWCWKLFMIKLWNHSLLDARTMDACSLILERCRCEGSHREQT, from the exons ATGCCGGGCTTACCTTTGGCTGTTCGTGAAACCAC TTGCGGCCATTCCCGGACTGCTGATCAAATGTGTCGTCAGCAGTCTCGTGTTCGTTTGACTGCTGAGGAGCAACGTGCAGCTGAAGAaagttttttattatattgCAAGCCGGTTGAACTGTACAATATTCTTCAACGTCGAGCAATAAAAAAT CCTTCCTTTCTTCAGAGATCCTTGCTTTACAAGATACAGGCAAAGCGCAAAAGAAG AATTCAGATAACTGTATCACTTTCTGCGAATATAAATGCTGAGCTGCAACCACGGGATGTATTTCCTCTATATGTGTTGTTGGGCAGACCTGTCACTGATGCTACCCTTCCAGCG CTGTCTGCGATATATCGGCTCAGCCGGGCGTATTTGCTATCTTCTTTCTGTGAATTTGGGAATAAAGATCAAACAGAAGCGACTTTTGTAATTCCCGATATTAATAAGCTGGCAACTGGTTTGCGAGTTAGTGATCTGTGCATTATCCTTGTTAGCAGCG GGGAATTTCGAGAAGTTTTGAGTGAGAATCACCAATCAGAGAACCATGTGCAACTTGTTCCTTTTCCAA AACTTCAAGGAAAGTACCTTTGTGGAAAAATCCCAATTAGTTCACTTTGCTCATCGCTGGAACAGTGTGTAACATTAAGTTTGGGGCATCAATCTGAGATGGTTCCAACAGTCAGCATGAGCCCGAGCTTCTTGGAG CCAAAATTTCTGGACCAGAACAATTGTTTAACTTTTCATTCGCATAACATAGGATCTATG GCTTCCTATCAATTGCGAGTAAGCATATGTGCTCAAGAGGTTGGTGCAAGAGAGAGGTCTCCTTATCATTCTTACTCGTATGACAATGTTCCAACATCATCATTGCCCCATATTATACG gtTGAGAGCTGGAAATGTACTTTTCAACTATAGGTACTACAACAATACACTACAAAAGACTGAAG TTACAGAGGACTTCTGTTGTCCTTTCTGCTTGGTGCAGTGTGCAAGTTATAAG GGTTTAAGATGTCACTTGACTTCCTGCCATGACCTTTTCAACTTTGAGTTTTGG GTAACTGAAGAGTATCAAGCTGTAAATGTATCTTTGAGGACTGATGTTTGGAGATCTGag GTTGCAACTGACGGGATTGATCCAAGGCTGCAGACTTTTTTCTATTG CTCGAGCCTCAAGAGGTGTAGGAGATCCAAGAAATTTAATCAGAATGTAAACCATGCACACCCGCATTTTCTGGAATCTGATTCACCTGAGGAAGCCCAAGCAGGGATGGATGTTGATTATCTTCAAAGGCAAAATGGTAGAATACTCATGAATCCGAGATTAACTG ATGGTCGCACTCATAAAGAAGAGGGGAAGCTGCCTCGCAAATCATCAGTCGGTGAATCTCATTTTCTCTCTGTGAGACAAAAATCCGAAAGCTTTGGTTCTGAGAACAATCATGCTGTGGAATGCATGGAGCCTGCCTCATCTAGTCCTGATAGTGCTGGTATAGCCCAGGGCTCCATGACTAATGATGGTGCTCAGCAGCTAGCTGGTGGCAATCTCATACCGCCAACTGTGCTTCAGTTTGCAAAGACACGAAAATTATCAATTGAGCGAGCTGATCCTAGGAA TCGTGCACTTCTTCAAAAGCGCCAATTCTTTCACTCTCACAGAGCTCAG CCAATGGCTTTGGAGCAAGTGTTTTCTGATCGTGATAGCGAAGATGAGGTCGATGATGATATTGCCGATTTTGAAGATAGAAGG ATGCTTGATGATTTTGTTGATGTGACAAAAGATGAGAAGCAGATTATGCATCTTTGGAATTCCTTTGTGAGGAAACAAAG AGTGCTAGCAGATGGTCACATCCCGTGGGCATGCGAGGCATTCTCCAGACTTCATGGAAAAGATCTTAGTCGAGCTCCAGCATTGCTTTG GTGCTGGAAATTATTTATGATCAAGCTATGGAATCACAGTCTGTTAGACGCGCGCACCATGGATGCGTGCAGCTTGATTCTTGAAAGATGTCGATGCGAAGGCTCGCATCGTGAGCAAACCTGA
- the LOC109727151 gene encoding polycomb group protein EMBRYONIC FLOWER 2 isoform X3, whose amino-acid sequence MSIHLNQNHLGKWEHADQKSVQRLRKTIQITVSLSANINAELQPRDVFPLYVLLGRPVTDATLPALSAIYRLSRAYLLSSFCEFGNKDQTEATFVIPDINKLATGLRVSDLCIILVSSGEFREVLSENHQSENHVQLVPFPKLQGKYLCGKIPISSLCSSLEQCVTLSLGHQSEMVPTVSMSPSFLEPKFLDQNNCLTFHSHNIGSMASYQLRVSICAQEVGARERSPYHSYSYDNVPTSSLPHIIRLRAGNVLFNYRYYNNTLQKTEVTEDFCCPFCLVQCASYKGLRCHLTSCHDLFNFEFWVTEEYQAVNVSLRTDVWRSEVATDGIDPRLQTFFYCSSLKRCRRSKKFNQNVNHAHPHFLESDSPEEAQAGMDVDYLQRQNGRILMNPRLTDGRTHKEEGKLPRKSSVGESHFLSVRQKSESFGSENNHAVECMEPASSSPDSAGIAQGSMTNDGAQQLAGGNLIPPTVLQFAKTRKLSIERADPRNRALLQKRQFFHSHRAQPMALEQVFSDRDSEDEVDDDIADFEDRRMLDDFVDVTKDEKQIMHLWNSFVRKQRVLADGHIPWACEAFSRLHGKDLSRAPALLWCWKLFMIKLWNHSLLDARTMDACSLILERCRCEGSHREQT is encoded by the exons ATGAGCATACATCTTAACCAGAATCACTTGGGAAAGTGGGAGCATGCAGACCAAAAGTCTGTCCAACGCCTGAGAAAAAC AATTCAGATAACTGTATCACTTTCTGCGAATATAAATGCTGAGCTGCAACCACGGGATGTATTTCCTCTATATGTGTTGTTGGGCAGACCTGTCACTGATGCTACCCTTCCAGCG CTGTCTGCGATATATCGGCTCAGCCGGGCGTATTTGCTATCTTCTTTCTGTGAATTTGGGAATAAAGATCAAACAGAAGCGACTTTTGTAATTCCCGATATTAATAAGCTGGCAACTGGTTTGCGAGTTAGTGATCTGTGCATTATCCTTGTTAGCAGCG GGGAATTTCGAGAAGTTTTGAGTGAGAATCACCAATCAGAGAACCATGTGCAACTTGTTCCTTTTCCAA AACTTCAAGGAAAGTACCTTTGTGGAAAAATCCCAATTAGTTCACTTTGCTCATCGCTGGAACAGTGTGTAACATTAAGTTTGGGGCATCAATCTGAGATGGTTCCAACAGTCAGCATGAGCCCGAGCTTCTTGGAG CCAAAATTTCTGGACCAGAACAATTGTTTAACTTTTCATTCGCATAACATAGGATCTATG GCTTCCTATCAATTGCGAGTAAGCATATGTGCTCAAGAGGTTGGTGCAAGAGAGAGGTCTCCTTATCATTCTTACTCGTATGACAATGTTCCAACATCATCATTGCCCCATATTATACG gtTGAGAGCTGGAAATGTACTTTTCAACTATAGGTACTACAACAATACACTACAAAAGACTGAAG TTACAGAGGACTTCTGTTGTCCTTTCTGCTTGGTGCAGTGTGCAAGTTATAAG GGTTTAAGATGTCACTTGACTTCCTGCCATGACCTTTTCAACTTTGAGTTTTGG GTAACTGAAGAGTATCAAGCTGTAAATGTATCTTTGAGGACTGATGTTTGGAGATCTGag GTTGCAACTGACGGGATTGATCCAAGGCTGCAGACTTTTTTCTATTG CTCGAGCCTCAAGAGGTGTAGGAGATCCAAGAAATTTAATCAGAATGTAAACCATGCACACCCGCATTTTCTGGAATCTGATTCACCTGAGGAAGCCCAAGCAGGGATGGATGTTGATTATCTTCAAAGGCAAAATGGTAGAATACTCATGAATCCGAGATTAACTG ATGGTCGCACTCATAAAGAAGAGGGGAAGCTGCCTCGCAAATCATCAGTCGGTGAATCTCATTTTCTCTCTGTGAGACAAAAATCCGAAAGCTTTGGTTCTGAGAACAATCATGCTGTGGAATGCATGGAGCCTGCCTCATCTAGTCCTGATAGTGCTGGTATAGCCCAGGGCTCCATGACTAATGATGGTGCTCAGCAGCTAGCTGGTGGCAATCTCATACCGCCAACTGTGCTTCAGTTTGCAAAGACACGAAAATTATCAATTGAGCGAGCTGATCCTAGGAA TCGTGCACTTCTTCAAAAGCGCCAATTCTTTCACTCTCACAGAGCTCAG CCAATGGCTTTGGAGCAAGTGTTTTCTGATCGTGATAGCGAAGATGAGGTCGATGATGATATTGCCGATTTTGAAGATAGAAGG ATGCTTGATGATTTTGTTGATGTGACAAAAGATGAGAAGCAGATTATGCATCTTTGGAATTCCTTTGTGAGGAAACAAAG AGTGCTAGCAGATGGTCACATCCCGTGGGCATGCGAGGCATTCTCCAGACTTCATGGAAAAGATCTTAGTCGAGCTCCAGCATTGCTTTG GTGCTGGAAATTATTTATGATCAAGCTATGGAATCACAGTCTGTTAGACGCGCGCACCATGGATGCGTGCAGCTTGATTCTTGAAAGATGTCGATGCGAAGGCTCGCATCGTGAGCAAACCTGA